A window from Pokkaliibacter sp. MBI-7 encodes these proteins:
- a CDS encoding nucleoside hydrolase gives MPTRIPVLIDTDVDFDDYMAMLYLLMHPGVSVQGITVTGSGDVHLSHGVRNVNDMLLLLDDPAVHAIPVAAGARAPMIYSNTFPYDARKAADEHYEAEFPGSNPKPVIRDAVSFLKDYLRTCRQPVTVLCIGGGSNWGRLFQQAGTDPELRRCCQQKISRIVMMGGNLLPRYVGEERGAEGNIQPTLGDQPYYTNKVAEWNIFIDPLGAQYIFDSGIPITLVALNATQQVPITQALVEQLAAIDNAPARFLTQVLNSSTIAPGIGKYLDFWDPLAAEVLVDPGLVQSERFTLRVEQQLDEEDDHSGELIPDTDGAVIEVAMSADRERVYAEFLRVISQYTA, from the coding sequence ATGCCCACCCGCATTCCCGTACTGATCGATACCGACGTCGATTTTGATGATTACATGGCCATGCTCTATTTACTGATGCATCCCGGCGTCAGCGTGCAGGGCATTACCGTGACCGGCAGCGGCGATGTGCACCTGAGCCACGGTGTACGCAACGTCAACGATATGCTGCTACTGCTGGATGACCCGGCCGTTCACGCGATCCCGGTGGCCGCCGGTGCCCGCGCGCCGATGATCTACAGCAATACCTTCCCCTACGATGCCCGCAAGGCCGCCGATGAGCACTACGAAGCCGAGTTCCCCGGCAGTAATCCCAAACCGGTAATCAGGGATGCGGTGAGCTTTCTCAAGGACTATCTGCGCACCTGCCGTCAGCCCGTTACCGTGCTCTGCATTGGCGGTGGCAGCAACTGGGGCAGGCTGTTTCAGCAGGCGGGCACCGACCCGGAGCTACGTCGCTGCTGCCAGCAGAAAATCAGCCGTATCGTGATGATGGGCGGCAACCTGCTCCCCCGCTATGTCGGCGAGGAGCGCGGGGCCGAGGGCAATATCCAGCCCACGCTGGGCGACCAGCCCTACTACACCAACAAAGTGGCGGAGTGGAATATCTTTATTGATCCGCTTGGCGCCCAGTACATCTTCGACAGTGGCATCCCCATCACGCTGGTTGCACTCAATGCCACTCAGCAGGTGCCCATTACCCAGGCACTGGTGGAACAACTGGCTGCCATCGACAACGCTCCCGCCCGCTTTCTGACACAGGTACTGAACAGCAGCACCATTGCCCCGGGTATCGGTAAGTATCTGGACTTCTGGGATCCACTGGCAGCAGAAGTGCTGGTCGATCCGGGCCTGGTGCAGAGCGAGCGCTTTACGCTGCGGGTCGAACAGCAGCTGGATGAAGAAGACGATCACTCCGGTGAGCTGATTCCTGATACCGATGGCGCCGTGATCGAGGTGGCCATGAGTGCCGACCGTGAACGGGTCTACGCCGAGTTTCTCAGGGTCATCAGCCAGTACACGGCATAA